A single region of the Streptomyces sp. AM 4-1-1 genome encodes:
- a CDS encoding amino acid adenylation domain-containing protein, with amino-acid sequence MLGNFSATTLLEVDTRGEDAFAERGRRLQRQLWSDLEHSAFSGVQVLRELSTRDGSARAGRAPVVFASTLNFSSGESPASTALTDHLVALTGEGHEVSSVIRTPQVWLDHQVIEDAEGLRLNWDHVTQLLPSHMVGSMFASYHRLVQQLCDEPDAWERQPMVELPESELAPRRRANDTAAPAPEGLLHHGFEEAAARRPDALALVCGEQSVSYAELDARAEDLADRIAERAGAGREQLVAVMLPKGVEQVVAALAALKAGTAYVPVAADLPAERARRTVESSGVALIVADASVRADHPWLAGFPALDVAEGDGGREGGTGGIPVARRPRAVARHGDIAYVIHTSGSTGEPKGVMIEHQAALTTLKDVGRRFGIGESDTVLGLSALNFDLSVFDVFGVLAAGGTLVLPRPEQLRDPAAWEALVRRHGVTVWNSVPALLQMFVDHLEGLEETVPSLRLAMLSGDWIPLDLPDRARRRAPSMAVHSLGGATEAAIWSITHPVGDLDPALPSVPYGKPLENQGFHVLDARLRHRPTHVPGDLYISGDGLARGYLADPVRTAASFLEDTPHGRLYRTGDLGRYLPDGTIEFLGRQDGQVKVQGFRIELGEIEAALSRLPGVRSAVAAAVGAERGMKSLVAGVVSDADVDGDESVRSGILASLRERLPAYMVPSRVVGLDSVPVTANGKVDRQALAARCASIPSPTAVEPPRGETERRLAELWTRLLPHAPESRDQDFFALGGNSLLGVRLMSLVRTELGVDLPLSTLFTQATVAALAEAVRGGPVGRAALVPLSRGQEAPTAYWIHPVGGDVACYRELAAKLGVPVTGVQVPDGLPSGFLLAELADVYAAAIAEDVLGPEGDLRDAGQAPSPGSSPGLEIRVAGWSMGGVLALEVGERLMRQGFAVAPVVAVDLMEHPDDPVTTPRYTDLLSWFARDVSQVAGVTDPLAGFDLAELPDPEAALAERLRAGVVFGADTDDDAIVTLVKRFAANAQALSTHRAGTYTVPAVLVHARDGASDAVTAAWLDHLAQPLAVHTLDGDHYSVLHADRLDALASVVRESWDTGSDRTATRRTGFTEKNTLEGTEA; translated from the coding sequence GTGCTGGGTAACTTCTCGGCGACCACCTTGCTGGAGGTCGACACTCGCGGGGAGGACGCTTTCGCCGAGCGCGGCCGCCGTCTTCAGCGGCAGCTCTGGAGTGATCTGGAGCACAGCGCCTTCAGCGGGGTGCAGGTGCTGCGGGAACTCTCCACCCGGGACGGTTCGGCGCGGGCCGGCCGGGCGCCGGTGGTGTTCGCGAGCACCCTGAACTTCTCCTCCGGCGAAAGCCCGGCCTCCACCGCGCTCACCGACCACCTGGTCGCGCTGACCGGCGAGGGGCACGAGGTCTCGTCGGTGATCCGCACCCCGCAGGTATGGCTCGACCACCAGGTGATCGAGGACGCCGAGGGATTGCGCCTCAACTGGGACCATGTCACCCAGCTGCTCCCCTCGCACATGGTCGGCTCGATGTTCGCGAGCTACCACCGCCTGGTCCAGCAGCTCTGCGACGAACCGGACGCCTGGGAGCGGCAGCCCATGGTCGAACTCCCGGAGTCCGAGCTGGCACCGCGCCGACGGGCCAACGACACCGCGGCTCCGGCCCCCGAGGGACTGCTGCACCACGGTTTCGAGGAGGCCGCCGCTAGGCGTCCGGACGCGCTCGCGCTGGTCTGCGGAGAGCAGAGCGTGAGTTACGCCGAACTCGACGCCCGGGCGGAGGATCTGGCCGACCGCATCGCGGAGCGCGCAGGCGCCGGCCGGGAGCAACTGGTAGCGGTGATGCTGCCGAAGGGCGTCGAGCAGGTCGTGGCCGCTCTCGCGGCGCTCAAGGCCGGCACGGCGTATGTCCCCGTCGCCGCCGATCTGCCCGCCGAACGGGCACGCCGCACAGTCGAGTCGTCGGGTGTCGCGCTCATCGTCGCCGACGCGTCGGTACGCGCCGACCATCCCTGGCTGGCCGGTTTCCCCGCCCTCGACGTGGCGGAAGGCGACGGAGGCCGGGAAGGCGGGACGGGCGGCATCCCCGTAGCGAGGAGGCCACGCGCGGTGGCACGGCATGGCGACATCGCCTACGTCATCCACACCTCCGGGTCCACCGGCGAGCCCAAGGGCGTGATGATCGAACACCAGGCTGCCCTCACCACCCTGAAGGACGTCGGCCGCCGCTTCGGCATCGGTGAGAGCGACACGGTGCTGGGCCTCTCGGCGCTCAACTTCGATCTGTCCGTCTTCGATGTGTTCGGGGTCCTAGCAGCCGGGGGAACCCTCGTGCTGCCACGCCCCGAACAGCTCCGGGACCCGGCGGCTTGGGAGGCACTGGTCCGCCGGCACGGGGTGACGGTGTGGAACTCCGTGCCCGCGCTGCTGCAGATGTTCGTCGATCACTTGGAGGGGCTGGAGGAGACGGTTCCGTCGCTGCGACTGGCCATGCTCAGCGGCGACTGGATCCCCCTTGACCTGCCCGACCGCGCCCGCCGTCGCGCGCCCTCGATGGCGGTGCACTCTCTGGGTGGCGCCACCGAGGCGGCCATCTGGTCCATCACCCACCCGGTCGGCGACCTCGACCCCGCTCTGCCCTCGGTGCCGTACGGAAAGCCGCTGGAGAACCAAGGCTTCCATGTCCTGGACGCGCGCTTGCGACACCGTCCCACGCATGTGCCGGGAGACCTCTACATCAGCGGCGACGGGCTGGCCCGCGGCTACCTCGCGGACCCGGTGAGGACGGCGGCGAGCTTCCTGGAGGACACCCCGCACGGGCGGCTCTACAGGACCGGCGACCTGGGCCGGTATCTGCCGGACGGCACGATCGAGTTCCTCGGGCGGCAGGACGGTCAGGTGAAGGTCCAGGGGTTCCGGATCGAGCTCGGCGAGATCGAGGCGGCCCTGTCGCGACTGCCGGGGGTCCGAAGCGCCGTAGCGGCTGCCGTGGGCGCCGAGCGGGGGATGAAGTCGCTGGTGGCCGGGGTGGTCTCCGACGCCGACGTGGATGGGGACGAGTCGGTGCGCAGTGGCATCCTCGCCTCCCTCCGCGAGCGGTTGCCCGCGTACATGGTGCCCAGCCGCGTCGTGGGCCTGGACTCCGTCCCGGTCACTGCCAACGGAAAGGTGGATCGCCAGGCACTCGCCGCCCGGTGCGCCTCGATTCCGAGTCCGACGGCCGTCGAGCCACCGCGCGGTGAGACTGAGCGCCGGTTGGCCGAACTGTGGACTCGGCTGCTGCCACACGCTCCTGAGAGCAGGGACCAGGACTTCTTCGCGCTGGGCGGCAACTCTCTGCTCGGGGTGCGCCTGATGTCCCTCGTGCGCACCGAGCTGGGCGTCGATCTGCCGCTGTCCACGCTGTTCACGCAAGCCACGGTGGCGGCGCTGGCCGAGGCGGTGCGTGGCGGTCCCGTCGGACGGGCCGCTCTGGTGCCCCTGTCCCGTGGCCAAGAGGCGCCCACCGCCTATTGGATACACCCGGTCGGCGGCGATGTTGCCTGCTATCGCGAACTGGCCGCGAAGCTGGGGGTACCAGTAACCGGCGTCCAGGTTCCTGACGGCCTCCCATCGGGGTTCCTCCTCGCCGAACTGGCCGACGTCTACGCCGCGGCCATCGCGGAGGACGTGCTTGGCCCTGAGGGCGACCTCCGGGATGCCGGGCAGGCTCCGTCGCCCGGCTCCTCCCCCGGGCTCGAGATCCGAGTCGCGGGCTGGTCGATGGGCGGGGTGCTTGCGCTGGAGGTCGGGGAACGGCTGATGCGGCAGGGTTTCGCCGTCGCACCGGTGGTCGCCGTCGACCTGATGGAGCACCCGGACGATCCCGTCACCACGCCTCGGTACACTGACCTGCTGTCCTGGTTCGCGCGGGACGTGTCCCAGGTCGCCGGCGTCACCGACCCACTTGCGGGCTTCGACCTGGCAGAGCTGCCCGACCCGGAGGCTGCGCTCGCGGAACGGCTGCGCGCCGGGGTCGTCTTCGGAGCTGACACCGACGATGACGCGATCGTGACCCTGGTGAAGCGCTTCGCGGCCAACGCCCAAGCGCTGTCGACCCACCGAGCGGGTACCTACACCGTCCCGGCCGTATTGGTGCACGCCCGGGACGGGGCATCCGACGCCGTAACAGCCGCATGGCTCGACCATCTCGCCCAGCCCTTGGCCGTCCACACGCTGGACGGCGACCACTACTCCGTGCTCCACGCCGACCGGCTCGACGCGCTCGCGTCGGTGGTCCGGGAGTCCTGGGACACGGGTTCCGACCGTACGGCGACACGTCGTACGGGCTTCACCGAGAAGAACACCCTGGAAGGAACAGAAGCATGA
- a CDS encoding RNase A-like domain-containing protein, translating to MLTRSASYPDRETAQWATQQVVTANEQAVHRWLAQNTRVRLTLEAAWPSREEPVGRVQLEGDLLAGRGPVDVRAARVVLRREATSPLGFVVHTTVPFYL from the coding sequence GTGCTGACCCGTTCCGCCTCTTATCCCGACCGGGAGACCGCCCAGTGGGCCACCCAGCAGGTGGTGACCGCCAACGAACAGGCCGTCCACCGCTGGCTAGCCCAGAACACCCGGGTCCGCCTCACCCTCGAGGCAGCCTGGCCGTCCCGTGAGGAGCCCGTGGGCCGGGTCCAGCTGGAGGGCGACCTGCTGGCCGGGCGCGGCCCCGTCGACGTGCGCGCGGCGCGCGTGGTGCTGCGCCGCGAGGCGACGAGTCCGCTCGGCTTCGTCGTCCACACGACCGTCCCGTTCTACCTGTAG
- a CDS encoding MarR family winged helix-turn-helix transcriptional regulator produces the protein MHGLLETWATMPIRRPGNALPFLLLGAFRALIDDLHRQLAEQGHPQLQPVHGFALQMINRGGSITDLGRRLGVTKQAAHKTVMGLENLGYAQRRPSATDRRRIDVVLTGRGVEALALSGVILNQLRDEWASRAGEEEMQVLEEVLERASGQDGMDRILGWLGS, from the coding sequence TTGCACGGTCTCCTCGAAACCTGGGCCACAATGCCGATCCGACGTCCTGGGAACGCGCTTCCCTTCTTGCTTCTCGGGGCGTTCCGCGCGCTCATCGATGACCTTCATCGACAGCTCGCCGAACAGGGGCACCCTCAGCTCCAGCCCGTCCACGGATTCGCCCTGCAGATGATCAACCGCGGCGGGAGCATCACGGATCTGGGACGGCGGCTGGGTGTCACCAAGCAGGCGGCCCACAAGACGGTCATGGGCCTGGAGAACCTAGGGTACGCACAGCGTCGACCCAGCGCCACAGACCGCAGGCGGATCGACGTCGTGCTCACCGGACGGGGAGTCGAAGCTCTCGCACTGTCCGGGGTGATCCTCAACCAACTGCGGGACGAGTGGGCGTCCCGGGCCGGCGAAGAGGAGATGCAGGTCTTGGAGGAGGTGCTGGAGAGAGCCTCCGGACAGGATGGCATGGATCGCATCTTGGGATGGCTGGGCTCCTGA
- a CDS encoding carboxymuconolactone decarboxylase family protein, with amino-acid sequence MTETFTRHDASSAPEAARPIIENTQKGFGFLPAPVAYMAESPELLENFMSGNALFNKTTLSQLEREVFILTVATTVQCHYCVAMHSAMLTKSGADQELIQALRDRKPLKDSRLEAMRVFTHAVMEGHGHVAPEIMEAFLSAGYTRRNALEVVLGLGVYTISTYANRMTEAPLDEAFASFAWHAEH; translated from the coding sequence ATGACCGAGACGTTCACCCGGCACGACGCCTCCTCCGCACCCGAGGCCGCCCGCCCCATCATCGAGAACACCCAGAAGGGCTTCGGCTTCCTGCCGGCCCCGGTCGCCTACATGGCGGAGTCACCGGAGCTGCTGGAGAACTTCATGAGCGGCAACGCGCTGTTCAACAAGACCACGCTCAGCCAGCTGGAGCGCGAGGTCTTCATTCTGACCGTGGCCACCACGGTGCAGTGCCACTACTGCGTGGCCATGCACTCGGCGATGCTCACCAAGTCCGGCGCCGACCAGGAGCTCATCCAGGCGCTGCGGGACCGCAAACCCCTGAAGGACTCCAGGCTGGAGGCCATGCGGGTCTTCACCCACGCCGTCATGGAGGGCCACGGCCATGTCGCACCGGAGATCATGGAAGCGTTCCTGAGCGCGGGCTACACCCGGCGCAACGCCCTGGAGGTCGTTCTCGGCCTGGGCGTCTACACCATCTCCACCTACGCCAACCGCATGACCGAAGCCCCGCTGGATGAGGCGTTCGCGTCGTTCGCCTGGCACGCCGAGCACTGA
- a CDS encoding WXG100 family type VII secretion target, translating into MGDEPKLAYTSSQLKKLADDLDDMHEYLGQQFKRMDEIVDGIETGWQGPTATSYRSLHRGAAEDAVRIGQTIQFLAEAIRLSEGGFTDQELETLEQFRRVQVDVDIEAAADALSTPSNQQPRSRLQDL; encoded by the coding sequence ATGGGTGATGAGCCAAAACTCGCTTATACGTCGTCACAGTTGAAAAAACTGGCGGACGATCTGGATGACATGCACGAGTATCTCGGCCAGCAGTTCAAGCGCATGGACGAGATCGTCGACGGCATCGAGACCGGCTGGCAGGGCCCCACTGCTACGTCCTATCGATCGCTCCACCGCGGCGCCGCGGAAGATGCCGTTCGCATCGGGCAGACCATTCAATTCCTGGCGGAGGCCATTCGTCTGAGCGAAGGAGGCTTCACGGACCAGGAGCTCGAGACTCTTGAACAGTTCCGCAGAGTCCAGGTCGACGTCGATATAGAAGCAGCCGCGGACGCCCTGTCCACGCCGTCGAACCAGCAGCCTCGCAGTCGCCTGCAAGACCTCTGA
- a CDS encoding WXG100 family type VII secretion target, which produces MSNEDRITVNCGALQQLSGDLEGILRVLNEKLDTLYERTAKAVLGWDGEAREVFIDELDKWSHSAGDLKATHAWLHEVVVKGHLNYAAANRSVLEGWGGNA; this is translated from the coding sequence GTGTCGAACGAAGACCGCATCACCGTTAATTGCGGTGCCTTGCAGCAGCTTTCGGGTGACCTGGAAGGCATCCTCCGCGTCCTCAACGAAAAGCTGGACACGTTGTACGAGCGGACCGCCAAAGCCGTGCTGGGGTGGGACGGTGAGGCACGCGAAGTGTTCATCGACGAGCTGGACAAGTGGAGCCACTCCGCCGGCGACCTCAAGGCGACCCATGCCTGGCTCCACGAGGTCGTGGTGAAGGGGCACCTGAACTACGCCGCGGCCAACAGGTCCGTACTCGAAGGCTGGGGAGGCAATGCCTGA
- a CDS encoding contact-dependent growth inhibition system immunity protein produces MSMKPLEHDRRYGELDQVMRAYLGQSADDTPERRSRALDAYLRHTWHTRPSAVAEAERQLREYSRNPPGRIRQELGEFYSIPDTGKPQSDIGDWLTVLADHLKRSIEEGDVPEPSSPQTHWEWHARFPETAQLLGGWFSQDIVDEFLGHDAAVAAYADTTNPQLVARLVGELHELLALPLDEGDYALAAAELGMEVGPPEPFSHGAWFQSLAATLSGV; encoded by the coding sequence ATGTCCATGAAGCCCCTCGAACACGACCGGCGGTATGGCGAGCTGGACCAGGTGATGCGCGCTTATCTGGGCCAGTCGGCCGACGACACCCCGGAGCGGCGCAGTCGCGCCCTGGACGCGTATCTCCGTCACACCTGGCATACCCGCCCTTCGGCCGTCGCGGAGGCGGAGCGACAGCTGCGCGAGTACAGCCGTAATCCTCCGGGCCGCATCCGGCAGGAGTTGGGTGAGTTCTACTCGATCCCGGACACCGGAAAGCCCCAGTCGGACATCGGTGACTGGCTGACAGTGCTGGCCGACCACTTGAAGAGGAGCATCGAGGAGGGCGACGTCCCGGAGCCATCGTCCCCGCAGACGCACTGGGAGTGGCACGCGCGCTTTCCGGAGACCGCGCAACTGCTGGGGGGTTGGTTTTCGCAGGACATCGTCGACGAGTTCCTCGGCCACGACGCTGCGGTCGCCGCCTACGCCGACACCACGAACCCGCAGTTGGTCGCCCGCCTCGTGGGTGAACTGCACGAGTTGCTCGCCCTTCCCCTGGACGAGGGGGACTACGCCCTGGCTGCCGCCGAACTCGGCATGGAGGTGGGCCCGCCGGAGCCGTTCTCCCACGGCGCCTGGTTCCAGTCGCTGGCGGCGACGCTCTCCGGCGTTTGA
- a CDS encoding ATP-binding protein — protein MPHSDNSTSSPTLAVVSGPPGTGKTTLAQKVAQGLGCPAIIRDEIKQGMVLATPGYRSGGDDPLNHRTLDVFFEVLTSLLRAGTTVVAEAAFQDKLWRSGLEPLAALARIRVVRCTTSSAVARSRIAQRARASAHRGAHADQELLDAMATGKFSYDRFTPISLDVPILTVDTSSGYRPGVKAVEAFLRDSAWSPTARERRQAGTRS, from the coding sequence ATGCCACACTCCGACAACTCCACGAGCTCCCCCACACTGGCCGTCGTGAGCGGGCCACCAGGAACTGGCAAGACGACGCTCGCCCAGAAGGTCGCACAGGGTCTGGGCTGTCCCGCGATCATTCGTGACGAGATCAAGCAGGGGATGGTTCTGGCGACACCTGGCTACCGGAGCGGCGGCGACGATCCTCTGAACCACCGCACACTTGACGTCTTCTTCGAGGTGCTGACGTCGCTGCTGAGGGCCGGAACGACCGTGGTCGCCGAGGCGGCGTTTCAGGACAAGCTGTGGAGGAGCGGCTTGGAACCCCTGGCCGCACTCGCGCGAATCCGGGTCGTCCGCTGCACCACGTCATCAGCCGTCGCCCGAAGCAGGATCGCCCAACGCGCCAGGGCCTCCGCCCATCGAGGCGCACACGCCGACCAAGAACTTCTCGACGCGATGGCCACGGGGAAGTTCTCGTACGACCGCTTCACGCCGATCTCGCTCGACGTGCCGATACTGACAGTGGACACCTCAAGCGGCTACCGGCCGGGCGTGAAGGCTGTCGAGGCGTTCCTCAGGGACTCCGCCTGGAGTCCGACCGCTCGCGAACGGAGGCAGGCCGGCACGCGCTCGTAG
- a CDS encoding GH1 family beta-glucosidase, which produces MSDFPRLPEDFVLGVSTASYQIEGAAAEDGKGPSIWDTFSAEPGRIRNGETGEVACDHYHRSGEDVALMRELGIDAYRFSISWPRVMPSGSGEVNAAGLDFYDRLVDDLLAAGITPAVTLYHWDLPQALQDRGGWQKRETAQRLADYGAVVAERLGDRVGMWMPVNEPVVATMFGHAVGTHAPGLALGFDAMPVAHHLLLGHGLTVQALRAAGVGNIGIASNHAPTWPASGSDADREAAASYDTLVNWLFADPVLRGSYPDELLAMLMPGHADGTLAADLEIISTPLDWFGVNYYQPVPVGAPGTASVGSPALEGAALPEGLPFEPRVLTDVPTTDLDWAVVPDGLREILTTFTQRYGDRLPPLYVTESGCAFRDRPGPDGAVHDPQRIAYHRDHLAAVSRAIEDGVDVRGYFTWSLLDNFEWALGYEPRFGLVHVDFDTQVRTPKDSYRWFQENLSARRRTGL; this is translated from the coding sequence ATGTCCGACTTCCCCCGCCTGCCCGAGGACTTCGTCCTCGGTGTGTCGACGGCGTCGTACCAGATCGAGGGCGCCGCCGCCGAGGACGGCAAGGGGCCCTCCATCTGGGACACGTTCAGCGCCGAGCCCGGCAGGATCAGGAACGGCGAGACCGGCGAGGTCGCCTGCGACCACTACCACCGGTCGGGGGAGGACGTCGCCCTGATGCGGGAGCTGGGCATCGATGCCTACCGCTTCTCGATCTCGTGGCCGCGCGTCATGCCGTCCGGGTCGGGCGAAGTAAACGCGGCGGGTCTGGACTTCTACGACCGGCTCGTCGACGATCTGCTGGCCGCCGGTATCACGCCCGCGGTGACCCTGTACCACTGGGACCTGCCCCAGGCGCTGCAGGACCGAGGCGGCTGGCAGAAACGGGAGACGGCTCAACGACTGGCGGACTACGGCGCCGTGGTCGCCGAACGGCTCGGCGACCGGGTCGGGATGTGGATGCCGGTCAACGAACCGGTGGTGGCGACGATGTTCGGGCACGCGGTCGGCACCCACGCCCCCGGCCTGGCCCTCGGCTTCGACGCGATGCCGGTGGCCCACCACCTGTTGCTGGGCCACGGCCTGACCGTGCAGGCGCTGCGCGCCGCCGGCGTCGGCAACATCGGCATCGCCTCCAACCACGCCCCCACTTGGCCGGCGTCCGGCTCCGATGCCGACCGAGAGGCGGCCGCGTCGTACGACACGCTGGTCAACTGGCTGTTCGCGGACCCGGTGCTGCGCGGCAGCTACCCCGACGAACTGCTGGCCATGCTGATGCCCGGTCACGCGGACGGCACACTGGCTGCGGACCTGGAGATCATCTCGACGCCACTGGACTGGTTCGGGGTGAACTACTACCAGCCGGTGCCCGTCGGCGCGCCCGGCACCGCGTCCGTGGGCTCGCCCGCTCTGGAGGGCGCCGCCCTGCCGGAGGGGCTGCCGTTCGAGCCGCGCGTCCTGACCGACGTACCCACCACCGACCTCGACTGGGCCGTCGTCCCCGATGGGCTGCGCGAGATCCTGACCACCTTCACGCAGCGGTACGGCGACCGGCTGCCGCCGCTCTACGTCACCGAGAGCGGCTGCGCCTTCCGGGACCGTCCGGGCCCCGACGGCGCGGTCCATGATCCGCAGCGCATCGCCTACCACCGTGACCATCTCGCCGCGGTCTCCCGCGCGATCGAGGACGGCGTCGACGTGCGCGGCTACTTCACGTGGTCGCTCCTGGACAACTTCGAGTGGGCCCTGGGGTATGAGCCGCGGTTCGGCCTGGTCCATGTCGACTTCGACACCCAGGTGCGGACACCCAAGGACTCCTACCGCTGGTTCCAGGAGAACCTTTCCGCACGCCGTCGGACAGGACTGTAG
- a CDS encoding RNase A-like domain-containing protein encodes MAGPSSPAQSPGDSGTIDVKPSDLWSVSGRVAAQQDFLVRGARALLEELDKYPDAGGAGTEAEKFARAYKKIGNRWLEVWGRSVLSVGGVAVGFTETANAYTRADVAAHPEPGKTAEQHPRPAVIDKAPNFGSVPDIKWGDDDGGDDILRGLMEGIPEIVRDVLRPLCKNVFRIGRVADVHPFPQQHYLNSLCHSWMNVSITATLGADQLTQEVGAITNHQQADWEAAMRTFCSALWGGTAWGQQRHGYQWGQTANSGPGTPRVPTGSEPVLAVLKDTADKIATILREYAEAAVDLNRDVADELHRAMWKAAKEIIEDLAKPKDPKSILGTVTSVIGKGAGLILSFDVKTVLNIDTSKLNGIVDKYTGILGGLTTRMEALREPLDEAFRSAPKFEAGVARAHGFGTRALEEFKDSQVWLKVDSNGSYDLNLAANEYLANGHTLDKHVGKTDEQLAQRLRDQQSGGPTAAWPHGKPMPSGSSAFPNYQRAEELTERNLNTNKAAIEDWIKGPPPASDGDVKSFYDTVPSGETSGRSVSKQPVDPNDPLSGYKQGGLNAQAYDVSGIDTRIRHDSSRNPPFTVMTSMPSKS; translated from the coding sequence ATGGCCGGTCCTTCCTCACCCGCCCAGTCGCCGGGTGATAGCGGCACCATCGACGTCAAGCCGAGCGACCTCTGGTCCGTCTCCGGTCGGGTCGCCGCGCAGCAGGACTTCCTGGTACGGGGCGCCAGGGCGCTTCTCGAGGAGCTGGACAAGTACCCCGACGCAGGCGGTGCCGGCACCGAGGCCGAGAAGTTCGCCCGTGCGTACAAGAAGATCGGCAATCGCTGGCTGGAGGTCTGGGGCCGGTCCGTGCTCAGCGTCGGTGGTGTCGCAGTCGGGTTCACCGAGACGGCCAACGCCTACACCAGGGCAGACGTGGCGGCCCACCCCGAGCCGGGGAAGACGGCCGAGCAGCACCCACGGCCCGCGGTCATCGACAAGGCCCCGAACTTCGGCTCGGTACCCGATATCAAGTGGGGCGACGACGACGGCGGCGACGACATTTTGCGCGGTCTGATGGAAGGCATACCCGAAATCGTCCGGGACGTCCTCCGGCCACTGTGCAAGAACGTGTTCCGGATCGGCAGGGTGGCGGACGTCCACCCCTTCCCGCAGCAGCACTACCTCAACTCGCTCTGTCACAGCTGGATGAACGTATCCATCACCGCGACGCTGGGGGCGGACCAGCTCACCCAGGAGGTGGGTGCCATCACCAACCACCAGCAGGCGGACTGGGAAGCCGCGATGCGGACCTTCTGCAGCGCCCTGTGGGGAGGGACGGCCTGGGGGCAGCAGCGGCACGGCTACCAGTGGGGGCAGACCGCCAACTCAGGACCGGGCACACCGCGGGTTCCCACGGGCAGTGAGCCGGTTCTGGCCGTACTGAAGGACACTGCGGATAAAATCGCCACCATCTTGCGCGAATACGCCGAGGCCGCCGTCGACCTCAACCGCGATGTCGCGGACGAGCTCCACCGCGCCATGTGGAAAGCCGCCAAGGAGATCATCGAAGATCTCGCCAAGCCCAAGGACCCCAAGAGCATCCTCGGCACCGTCACCTCCGTGATCGGCAAGGGCGCGGGCCTGATCCTGTCGTTCGACGTCAAGACGGTACTGAACATCGACACGAGCAAGTTGAACGGGATCGTCGACAAGTACACCGGCATCCTGGGGGGCCTCACCACGCGCATGGAGGCGCTGAGGGAGCCGCTGGACGAGGCATTCCGGAGCGCGCCGAAGTTCGAGGCCGGGGTCGCCCGTGCGCACGGCTTCGGTACCCGGGCCCTGGAGGAGTTCAAGGACTCGCAGGTCTGGCTGAAGGTCGATTCGAACGGCAGCTACGACCTGAACCTCGCCGCCAACGAGTACCTGGCGAACGGTCATACTTTGGACAAGCACGTCGGCAAGACGGACGAGCAGTTGGCGCAGCGCCTGCGTGACCAGCAGTCGGGCGGCCCGACAGCGGCCTGGCCCCACGGCAAGCCGATGCCCAGCGGCTCCTCTGCCTTCCCGAACTACCAGCGCGCCGAGGAATTGACCGAGCGCAACCTCAACACGAACAAGGCCGCCATCGAGGATTGGATCAAGGGGCCTCCGCCGGCCTCCGACGGCGACGTGAAGTCGTTCTACGACACGGTGCCGAGCGGCGAGACCAGTGGCCGCAGCGTGAGCAAGCAGCCGGTGGACCCCAACGACCCGCTGTCCGGGTACAAGCAGGGCGGTCTGAATGCCCAGGCGTACGACGTGAGCGGCATCGACACGCGTATCCGCCACGACAGCAGCCGCAACCCTCCGTTCACTGTCATGACGTCGATGCCCTCCAAGTCCTAG